Proteins encoded together in one Impatiens glandulifera chromosome 1, dImpGla2.1, whole genome shotgun sequence window:
- the LOC124921766 gene encoding glucan endo-1,3-beta-glucosidase 14, with amino-acid sequence MTSFNFSSLLFLLFLLSSSLLIRIMSTSVGINYGQIANNLPSHDRVAVLLKSLNITRVKLYDADPNVLRAFANSDVEFVIGLGGEQLQNMADLGKAQDWIQQNVVPFISQTKITSIIVGNEVLAGNDEQAITYLFPAMQTVYNALLNLGLSEQVYVTTAHSLAILANSFPPSSGSFKSDLAQYLQPILNFHAQVKSPFLINVYPYFAYKDSPSQIPLNYVLFEPNSGSVDPVTNLHYDNMLFAQIDAVYSAIRAMGHSDVQVKISETGWPSKGDQNEVGASVENAGIYNANLLKRIQENQATPANPSIPIDVYVFALFNENLKPGPTSERNYGLYYPDGRPVYDVGLQGILPPSISSSSSSSS; translated from the coding sequence ATGACTTCTTTCaacttctcttctcttctttttcttctctttcttttgaGTTCGTCTCTTCTTATTCGAATAATGTCTACTAGTGTTGGAATTAACTACGGTCAGATCGCAAACAATCTCCCGTCTCATGACCGTGTAGCTGTCCTACTTAAAAGTCTCAACATCACAAGAGTGAAGCTTTACGATGCCGATCCTAACGTATTGCGTGCGTTTGCAAATTCGGATGTTGAATTTGTAATCGGACTTGGAGGTGAACAACTTCAGAATATGGCTGATTTGGGGAAAGCTCAAGATTGGATTCAACAGAATGTTGTACCGTTCATATCACAAACAAAGATCACCAGCATTATAGTTGGCAATGAAGTATTAGCTGGTAATGATGAACAAGCAATAACTTATCTCTTTCCAGCTATGCAAACTGTTTATAATGCCCTACTTAATCTCGGTCTTAGCGAACAAGTTTATGTCACAACTGCACATTCTCTAGCCATCTTAGCCAATTCATTCCCTCCTTCCTCCGGTAGTTTCAAGTCAGATCTTGCTCAATATCTTCAACCAATTCTCAACTTTCATGCACAAGTTAAATCCCCTTTTCTAATTAATGTATACCCATATTTTGCTTATAAAGATAGTCCTAGTCAAATTCCACTTAATTATGTTCTCTTCGAACCCAATTCAGGATCTGTTGATCCTGTAACTAATCTGCATTATGATAACATGTTGTTTGCACAAATTGATGCTGTTTATTCTGCAATTCGAGCAATGGGTCATAGTGATGTTCAAGTTAAGATTTCTGAAACTGGCTGGCCTTCTAAAGGTGATCAGAATGAGGTTGGAGCTTCTGTTGAGAATGCAGGAATTTATAATGCCAATTTGCTGAAACGAATTCAGGAGAATCAAGCTACTCCAGCTAACCCATCAATTCCAATTGATGTATATGTATTCGCTCTCTTTAATGAGAATCTCAAACCTGGCCCGACATCAGAGAGGAATTATGGTTTGTATTATCCAGATGGTAGACCTGTTTATGATGTTGGATTGCAGGGAATTTTACCACCTTCcatatcttcatcttcatcttcatcttca